CCTCCCAAACACTCAAATCACCCCCAGAGCACCCCAGTGcccctgaacaaccccagtgaCCACCCCCAACGCACCCCAGTGACCCCGAATAACCCCAGCGACCCCCAGAGCACCCCAGTGACCCCCAATTACCCCGAGTCACCCCCAAGGCATCCCAGTGACCCCGAATAACGCCAGTCACCCCCACGGCACCCCAGTGCCCCCCGCCGGCCGGCCCCTGCCCGCGGTACCGGCGGAGAAGAAGCAGAGGCGAGCGAACACGGCCATGACGTAGGCGAtgaccagcagccctgccagggcgccctgcggctgcagcagcagcgccgTGCCCAGCCCGAAGGTGGTAAAGTCAGCGAAGTCATCCAGCTTGGCACCTGTGGCCAACAAGCAGGCGGCTGCCAGGTGGGTTTCTGGGGGAGCAGGAGACCCCCGTGGAGGGTTTGGTGTGGGGTAGGGGGGGGGCTGGTGGGAGCGGCTCACCCAGCGCCGAGCAGGCATCGAGCTGGCGGGCAACGGCTCCATCGGCCAGGTCTAGCAGGaaccccaccagcagcagccagcacgaGTAGGAGTATTGCCTGGGGGAGGAGGACAGAGGGGGCAAACCCAGCGTGACCCCCACTTcagcactggaagggacctcagggatcctccagttccaaccctcctgggcagggacactttccagcagatcaggctgcccggagccacagccagcctggccttcagaaTCATCCAGCAATGAGTTgaagccctggaggtgtttaaggccaggctggatgaggctctggacagcctgatctagtgtgaggtgtccctgcccatgcaagagggctgggactggatgacccttgtggtgccttccaaccctgcctgattctgtgaggcttccaccacctctgtgccagcctctcaccaccctcatggggaagaacttcttcctcacatccaatctaaatctcccctcctccagcttggatccatcccccctagtcctatcactgcccaAACACtcccaaaagtccctccccagctttcttgtagcccccttcagacactgcaaggccacaataaggtctcctgggagccttctcctctccagactgagcagccccaactctctcagcctgtgcccagagcagagcagctccagcctcctgctcatcctcctagcccttctctggccaccttccagcacctccagaccttccctgcagcaggctccagagctgggcacagagctccagctgggctctcaccagagggtgcagaggggcagaatcccctccctggccctgctgcccacactgctcttgccgCAGCCCAAGACAACACCTCCCCACCCCATTTCGCTCCCTTCCTCCCCGCTTTCTTTTGCCCTCCCGGACCTGTTGAGGCTGCAGAGGATGGAGGCGAGCCCGGCCACCAGGTTGGCCATGGAGAGTCCATTGGCCGCATTCCTCCGCAGGAACTCCAGCGTCCGGCCCCGGCCGGCTCCCGCCCGCTCGCTCAGCACCAGCTTCTTGCTGGACTGCAAAATACCTGCAAGCGCCGTGCGGGACACTGagcgcccggcccggcccggcgccGCAGCCAGGGGGGCGCCGAAACCCTCCCCAGAGAGAGCAGGTCCATGCTGGGGACGGGGGGATGAAGCCTCCAatctccccctcccttccccttccagcgctggcaaggggctggagggggttttaggggaggctgaaggaggtTTTGAGAGGGGCTTGAGATTCTGAGAGTGTCGAAGGAGACTTGAGGGCTGCTGAAGGAGATTTTAGGGCTGCTGAAGGAGATTTAGGGCTGCTGAGATAGATTTTAGGGCTGCTGAAGGAGGCTTTAGGGCTGCTGAGATGCATTTTGAGTCTGCTGAAGGAGACTTTAGGGCTGCTGAAGGAGATTCTAGGGCAGCTGAGATGCATTTTGAGTCTGCTGAAGGAGATTTTAGGGCTGCTGAAGGAGATTCTAGGGCAGCTGAGATAGACTTTGGGTCTGCTGAAGGAAGTTTTGGGACTGCTGAAGGAGATTTTAGGGCTGCTGAGATACATTTTGAGTCTGCTGAAGGAGATTTTAGGGCTGCTGGAGGACATTCTGGGACTGCTGAAAGAGATTTTGGAGCTACTGAAGGAGACTGTTGGGCTACTGAAGTAGATTTTGGGTCTGCTAAAATAGATTTTGGGACTGTTGAAGGAGGttttggagctgctggaggaagatttggagctgctggaggaggtcttaAGGCTACTCAATTAGATTTTGGGGCAGCTGAAGGAGGTCTTAGGATGGCTGAAGGAGGTTTTTGAGCTGCTAGAGGAGTTTCTGAGACTGTTGAAGAATTTCAGGGCTGCTAAAATAGGTTTTGGGACTTCTGAAGGAGATTTTGGAGCTGCTGAAGTAGATTTTAGGGCTGAACAAAAAGATTTTGGGATGTCTGAAAGAGATTTTGGCATGTCTGAAAGAGATTTTGGAGCTACTAGAGGAGCTTCTGAGACTGTTGAAGAATTTTAGGGCTGATAAAATAGGTTTTGGGAGTTCTGAAGGAGATTTTGGGGCTGCTAAAAGGAGATTTTAGGGCTGTTAAAAAAGATTCTGGGATGGTTGAAGGAAGTTTTGGGATGGCTGAAGGAGGTTTTTGAGCTGCTAGAGGAGCTTTTGAGACTGAATTTTAGGGCTGCTAAAATAGGTTTTGGGATGGCTGAAGGAGGTTTTGGGATGGCTGAAAGAGATTTTGGAGCTGCTAGAGGAGCTTTTGAGACTGTTGAAGAATTTTAGGGCTGCTAAAATAGGTTTTGGGACTTCTAAAGGAGATTTTGGAGCTGCCAAAGGAGATTTTGGGGCTGCTGGCAAAGATTTTGAAGCTTGTAGAGGAGATTTCGGaaggcttctgccttgctggctGTTTCCCTCCTCAAACCACAGCTcccccccacaaaaaaacctTATAGCAAGCAGCAGGCATTGTTTTTTGCTTGCAAAAACCCTCTTGAGGtgttgggggcgggggggggggagggaaataaaaaaatcaaaccaaagaaACCAATAAAAACAGCAAAAATAAGTATGAAAAagcaccccaaaaaaaaaaaaaaaacaactcccaaccaaacaaaaccaaaaagaggacaaaataaaaagccaaacccaagcTTAGGCTAAAAACCAACCCCACTTTTAAGCTCTATGGATCTTATATACCTATAAGGGCTAAGCTTTAGAGAGGGAGTTTAAGGGTCATGTCCTACTAGTGGGCTTTGCACCCTGCCTTTGCCGTGGTCCCAAAGCCAGGCAAGCTGGGGAGATCCTTCAtctgaaagaaaacagcagGTCAGAGCAAGACAAAAACCACCCCCTcccctcacccccaccccccaccccctcttttgccctctccctgctgagCCCGGGCCAACTCATCACCAGGCTGCCGCCAGAGCGCTGCCAAAAAGCACCTCCCGAGGGCTTGCCagtgaaggagaagagaaaaaccaACACAGAACACAaccccaaaacaccaaaccgaaccaggaaaaaaaaccacaacaaaccaaaaccaaaccacctcaGGTTGCAAAGGATTAAAAGAATTCCTAGGTTTGGGAATCTCGGCGGGACTGCTGCGGCCGGGGCTGGGGTTGGGTGACCTTTGGACACCGCGCCCCGAGCCGCCGCTGTGGGGCTGAGCCGGCTGGATGGGGATGGAAAATGCCAAaccccttccccagcagcagcagcagcagcagcagcagtccctCGGCCCCAGCCTGCCCCTTCTGGTGAGGGTGTTCTGGTgcggagctgctcagcacatgCCTGGCGCTGTGCCCCCTGGCTGCTTCTCCTCGGTTGGGTCTAATCCGGTGGGATTTGGAGTGTCCAGAGGTGAAAACGGACAGAAAGTGATGGTTCTGGGGGCTCGCTGTCACCATCCCcaccctcccctctgccaggcagGGTCAAGCTTCCATTACCATGGTTGCCGCCACACTGGCACACATCACAATCCCCGGGCATCGCCCCGGCGCCCAAGCTGGCCCCTCCTTGGCGTTCGGAGCCCCCAAAgcaaggagctggggcaggaggaagctctcTCGCCCCGGAGACAGGAgcgaaaggagggggaaaaaaacccaaaacaacaaagaaaagcagcttcGGTTCTTCGCTTTACAGCGCACCTGTGCCCCCCGGGCGGGTCTGACCCCCGCAGTGCCCTTGGGAGAGAGGGCTCCAGCCGCAGGAGCTGCAGGTTCCGCCTCTTTGGGGGGGCCTCTTTCCTTCCTCGAGGCTCTGCTGCCCCGAGTTGCGAGGCCGAGCAGCAGCTATGAGCTAACTTCCCCCAAAAAGGCTGCGGTggcggggagggggcagggaaacACCTTGCCAAGGGGCCGAGTGGCATCGGGGCGTCGCGCTGGCACTTACCGACCGGCGGTGACACCATCCACATGGCTGCGGTGGCGGCGCTGCGGGCGCCTCGGcgaggggaaactgaggcaagggGCACCTGATGGGTGCTGCCCCGGCCCACGGTGCCACCGCGTTATATAAGGAAGGGCCTCGGCGGCTGAGTCACCCCCACGGGGGTGGATCCGGCCAGAGGCCACCAGGCTTTTCGGAGGCGGTTGGCACCACCGGCGAGGGAGGAGCTGCCCGGGGCgaggggggggctgggggccaTGCCAGCCCCGCAGCACCCGTGCCAGCCCCGCAGCACTTGTGCCAGGCTCAAAGGCCTCGTGCTAGGCTCTCAGGACCAATGCCAGGCTCACAGCGCTGATGCCAAGCTCACAGCACCCGTCCCAGTCTTGCATCACTCGTGCCAAGCTTATGGTACCTATGCCAGGTGTGGACCACTCATGCCACACTCACAGCACCTTTGCCAGCCTTGTAGTACCCTTAGCAGGTTTGCACGACCCATGCCAGGCTTGCACTGTCCATGCCAGGCTCGCACCACCCATGCCAGGCTTGCACCACCCACCTCAGGCTCGTAGCACCCATACCATCCTCACAGCACCCACGCTGTGCTCGTAGCACCCATACCAGGCGTGCTCCACCTGTGTCAGGCTCACAACACCCACACCAGGTTTTGCAACACTCCTGCCCTGCTTTGTGtcaccagctgtgccaggctcacAGCACCTGTTCCACCTTTGCGGCACCCATGCCAGGCTTGTAGCATCCGTAGCAGACTCACAGCACTCATACCATGCTCTCagcacctgtgccagtctctcagcacCCACTCTGGTCTCCTGACACCCATACCATGCTCCTAGCACCCATGCCAGGCTTGTATCCTTCACACCATGCTCGCAGCACCCATGCCAGCTTTGTAgggcccctgccagcctcacacCATGCCCATAGCACCCATTTGAGTTTCATAGCACCCACACCATGCTCGTAGCACCCATTCCAGGCTCGCAGAGCCTATGCCAGTCTCGCAACCTCTATACCATGCTCACAGCATCCATGCCAGGCTCATAGCACCCGCACCACATTCACAGCACCCATGTGATGCTCACGGCACCcatgccagcccctggcacctgcCACCAGCAGTGGGCAACATGACCCTGTGCCCTTTCACACTGCTTCACACTGCCGGCGCCGGGAGGGGGTCACAGCCAGCGCCAATAAGAA
This is a stretch of genomic DNA from Pogoniulus pusillus isolate bPogPus1 chromosome 36, bPogPus1.pri, whole genome shotgun sequence. It encodes these proteins:
- the TMEM269 gene encoding transmembrane protein 269, whose product is MWMVSPPVDEGSPQLAWLWDHGKGILQSSKKLVLSERAGAGRGRTLEFLRRNAANGLSMANLVAGLASILCSLNRQYSYSCWLLLVGFLLDLADGAVARQLDACSALGAKLDDFADFTTFGLGTALLLQPQGALAGLLVIAYVMAVFARLCFFSAGIPFTYRGLPCPYASALLVGTFLLLGGDVALLRVTAAVMILFMVDQGLYPHDKVLESQLWKKVVYAGGVVAVLFSPAAVASVYFLAWSISYIFFPFAIWSCETQAVPSSRAQ